The window ACGGCGGAGTCCGGCACCGCGGCCGACACCAGCGTCTTGTCCATGGCGTCCTGGTCGTACTGCTGGTCGAACAGCTGGCCGTAGTGGTTCTGCTCCGGGTCCGGCTGCCGCTGCTGCTCAAACTGCTGAGGCTGCTCAAACTGCTGGGGCTGGTCGAACTGCGGGGACTGGTCGTAACCCTGCTGCTCGAACTGCTGGACCGGCTGGACCGGTTCGAACTGCTGGACCGGCTCGAACGGCTGGCCCTGGTCGGCACCGAGGCGCTGGTCGAGGCCCTGGAGCGACTCGTACTGCTGGACCGGCTCGAAGACCGGCTCCGAGCTGAACTGCTCCTGCGGCTGCTGGAACAGCGGCCCGCGGTCGAGCTGGTCCCGCTGCTCGGGCTGCGCGGGTACGTCGGCCTGCAGCTCCCACGACGCGGGGATCACCTGCAGCGGCTGGGGCGCGATGAGCTCGGGCACCGGGGTCGGCTCCGGCGCCTCGACAACAGGCTCCACGGGGGCCGCGACCCGCTCGACGAGCGGCTCCGGCTCGGCGGGGATCACACGGGCCACGGGCTCGAAGTCCTGCGGCTCGGGCTCGGCGGCGAACGACACGCTCTCGGAACCGCTGCGCGCGGGCTCCCCGGCGTCGTTCCAGGAACCGTTGAGCGCGGTGGAGTCGGCCAGCGAGACCGGGGCCGCGACGACGGGCAGGTGCACGCGGTCGCGGCGGATCGTCACCTGGACGTCGTCGAACCGCACCGGGATGGGCGCGTGCGGCTTGTGCACGCGTACGTCCACCGCCTCGACCTGCGGCCGGGCCAGCACCGCGGCGGCGATGCGCTCGGCGACCGTCTCGACGAGGTCGGCCGGGGTGCCCGTCAGGATGTCGTGGACGTCGCTCGCGACGTCGGCATAGCTCACCGTCTGGGTCAGGTCGTCGCCCGCCGCAGCGGCACGCGTGTCCAGGTACAGCAGGACGTCGGCCCGGAACTCCTGGCCGGTCTGTCGTTCCGAAGGCAGCACACCGTGGTACCCCCGCGCGCTGACGCCGCTCAGCTGGATCTGATCCAGCGACCGGCCGTCCGAGCCAGTAACGCCCGTTCCGAACGCTGTGGTCACCGTGGTCTCCTCCCGTCGTCCTTGCGTGCACCGGAATCCTGCCAGGTCGGCACGCCCTGATCCCCGGCCGTCCACGATTCTGTGGTCAAGGCCACGGTAGAAGTCAATGCCCCCTGCGCGGATCGGGGAGAGGTACCCGGTGACCCTACCCGGGGCTCGTCGCCCGCGGCAGTCCACGCGGCCGCCACCCGGACGGCGTCGGCACTCGCCCGGACAGTATGCACACGCACGCACCAGGCGCCGGCGGCCGCCGACAGGGCCGAGATCGCGGCCGTCGCGTCGTCCCGGGCCCGCGGCAGCGCCGTGTGCCCCGACGAGTCGGCCAGCAGGTGGCCCAGGAACCGCTTGCGGGAGGCGCCCACGAGCACGGGGCGGCCCAGCTCGTGCAGCACGTCGAGGTGCGCCAGCAGCGGCCAGTTGAGCACCCCGGCCTTGGCGAAGCCGAGCCCTGGATCAAGGATCACCTGGTCGTGCCGCACCCCGGCGTCGTGCAGCGCGGCCATCCGGGCGGCCAGCTCGTCGCGCACGTCCGCCACGACGTCGTTGTACTCCTGGAGGTCGTCCATGACGTCCGCGTGCCCGCGCCAGTGCATCGCCACGTACGCGGCGCCGGTCTCGGCGACGGCACGGCCCATCTCCGGGTCGGCGAGCCCGCCGGAGACGTCGTTCACGATGCGTGCGCCTGCGGCCACCGCCCGCTCGGCGACTGCCGCACGGGTGGTGTCCACGCTCACGACCGCGCCGTGCGCGGTGAGCCGCTCGATGACGGGCAGCACGCGCGCCAGCTCCTGCTCCTGCGGCACGCGCACCGACCCGGGCCGGGTGGATTCCCCGCCCACGTCCAGGATGTCCGCGCCCTCGCCGAGCAGCTCCAGCCCGTGCGCGACGGCGGCCGACGGCTCGAACCACTCGCCCCCGTCCGAGAACGAGTCCGGGGTGACGTTGACCACGCCCATGACGAGCGTGCGGCCCACTCCCGAGAGCTCCGGCAGGCCGCGCACGGGAACGTCCCGGGCCGGACGGCGCCCGGTGGAAGACATGGTCACTTCCCGAGGATGAGGCTCATCGCCTCGGCTCGGGTGGCGCCGTCACGCATGACCCCGCGCACCGCGGAGGTGATGGTGCGCGAACCGGCCTTGCGGACACCGCGCATGGACATGCACAGGTGCTCGCACTGGACCACCACGAGCACACCGCGCGGCTCGAGGATCCGCACCAGGGAGTCGGCGATCTGCGTGGTCATCCGCTCCTGGACCTGGGGACGCCGGGCGAAGACCTCCACCAGGCGGGCCAGCTTGCTCAGCCCGGTGATGCGGCCGTCGACGTTCGGGATGTACCCCACGTGCGCCACGCCGTGGAACGGCACCAGGTGGTGCTCGCAGGTGGAGTAGACCTCGATGTCCTTGACCAGCACCATCTCCTCGTGCCCGAGGTCGAAGGTGGTGGTCAGCACGTCCTCGGGCTCCTGCCGCAGGCCGGCGAAGATCTCCCGGTACGCCCGGGCAACCCGGGCCGGGGTCTCCCGCAGGCCCTCCCGCGCCGGGTCCTCGCCGACGGCGATGAGAAGCTCGCGCACCGCCGCCTCGGCCCGCGCGGCGTCGTACGGCGGAATGTCCGCCGCACGCCGCGCGGGCGCCGAAAGGCGGGTGGCTGCCCCGTCGGTCATCGTGGTACTCCGGTCTTCGTCACTGCTCAGTTCGGCGAGTCGGTCGGAGCGACGTCCGACGGCGTCGCCACGTCCAGCACCGCCTCGTCCTGCGGCACGGTGGAGTGCCCGTTCTGGGCCGCCAGCTCCTTGGGCGTGAGCACCGGGCCGCGGGTGTGCACGGTGCGCTGCTCGCTGGACAGCCAGACGTCACGCGCGGGTCGCTTCTCGACGTTCCGGAAGACCTCCGCGAGCTCCTTCTGGTTCAGCGTCTCCTTCTCGAGCAGACCCAGCACCAGCTCGTCGAGCACGTCGCGGTACTGGCTCAGCACCTCCCACGCCTCGTCGTGCGCGGCCTCGACCAGCTTGCGCACCTCGGCGTCGATGGTGCTCGCGACGGACTCAGAGTAGTCCCGCTCGTGCCCGTAGTCCCGGCCCAGGAACGGCTCGCCGGCGCTCGTGCCGAGCTTGATGGCACCGACGGCGTCACTCATGCCGTACTCCGTGACCATCTTGCGGGCAATGGCCGAGGCCTTCTCGATGTCGTTCGAGGCGCCCGTCGTGGGGTCGTGGAACACGAGCTCCTCGGCCACCCGGCCGCCCATCGCGTACGCGAGCTGGTCGAGCAGCTCGTTGCGCGTGGTCGAGTACTTGTCCTCGAGCGGCATGACCATGGTGTAGCC is drawn from Promicromonospora sp. Populi and contains these coding sequences:
- the folP gene encoding dihydropteroate synthase, translating into MGVVNVTPDSFSDGGEWFEPSAAVAHGLELLGEGADILDVGGESTRPGSVRVPQEQELARVLPVIERLTAHGAVVSVDTTRAAVAERAVAAGARIVNDVSGGLADPEMGRAVAETGAAYVAMHWRGHADVMDDLQEYNDVVADVRDELAARMAALHDAGVRHDQVILDPGLGFAKAGVLNWPLLAHLDVLHELGRPVLVGASRKRFLGHLLADSSGHTALPRARDDATAAISALSAAAGAWCVRVHTVRASADAVRVAAAWTAAGDEPRVGSPGTSPRSAQGALTSTVALTTESWTAGDQGVPTWQDSGARKDDGRRPR
- the folE gene encoding GTP cyclohydrolase I FolE, which gives rise to MTDGAATRLSAPARRAADIPPYDAARAEAAVRELLIAVGEDPAREGLRETPARVARAYREIFAGLRQEPEDVLTTTFDLGHEEMVLVKDIEVYSTCEHHLVPFHGVAHVGYIPNVDGRITGLSKLARLVEVFARRPQVQERMTTQIADSLVRILEPRGVLVVVQCEHLCMSMRGVRKAGSRTITSAVRGVMRDGATRAEAMSLILGK